From Paenibacillus segetis, one genomic window encodes:
- a CDS encoding acetylxylan esterase → MRILVAIEQFYATSRNTSFPPNRSMQTQVVSAILLVTKEDDTMGYIDEVSKELYSYLPSLTKQDDFDEFWETSIREAKEVPLDPRRDRIDYPARHARVYEISYYGMDETRIHGWLIIPAFTQKEKYPCLIHYHGFNGSRGKPSEHMHWVMMGMAVLSVDCRDQGGRTGNNASYSHGYSVNVASKGVHNKWEYYYRYAYMDALKAIDFACAQEDIDASKIVIEGGSQGGALGTAVSALDDRPVLSMVDVPSNSNIVCRIEGNHGAFEAVAEYLKKHPEQTDLVMDNLSYFDTMNLADRITCRVLASVGLKDETCPPQMYFATYNRITSSKDIIIYPFNGHEGGGAGQTEIKLNYLQQHFPDWFEE, encoded by the coding sequence ATGAGAATATTAGTAGCGATAGAACAATTTTATGCTACTTCACGTAATACCTCTTTCCCACCAAATAGATCGATGCAAACACAAGTTGTATCCGCTATACTGCTAGTTACGAAGGAGGATGACACGATGGGCTATATTGATGAGGTATCGAAGGAGCTGTACAGCTATCTTCCCTCTCTTACGAAGCAGGATGACTTTGATGAGTTCTGGGAGACCAGCATTAGGGAGGCAAAGGAAGTCCCGCTTGACCCGCGCAGGGATCGAATCGATTACCCGGCTCGCCATGCGAGGGTATACGAAATTTCTTATTACGGGATGGATGAGACGCGAATTCACGGTTGGCTGATCATTCCCGCTTTTACGCAGAAGGAGAAGTATCCGTGCCTGATCCATTATCACGGCTTTAACGGTAGCAGGGGGAAACCCTCGGAGCATATGCATTGGGTGATGATGGGAATGGCCGTGTTGTCCGTGGACTGCCGCGACCAGGGAGGACGGACAGGCAACAACGCTTCTTACTCCCACGGCTATTCAGTAAATGTAGCCAGCAAGGGCGTACATAACAAATGGGAATATTATTATCGGTATGCTTATATGGATGCTTTGAAGGCGATCGATTTCGCCTGTGCTCAGGAGGATATTGATGCATCGAAGATTGTCATCGAAGGTGGTAGCCAGGGCGGAGCGCTTGGTACAGCGGTATCGGCTTTGGACGACCGCCCCGTGCTCTCGATGGTAGACGTGCCGAGCAACAGCAATATCGTCTGCCGAATCGAAGGCAATCACGGCGCTTTCGAAGCAGTAGCGGAATATCTGAAGAAGCATCCGGAGCAAACGGATCTTGTAATGGACAACCTGAGCTATTTTGATACGATGAACCTGGCGGATCGCATCACTTGCCGGGTATTAGCCAGTGTCGGGTTAAAGGATGAGACGTGTCCACCGCAGATGTACTTCGCCACCTATAACCGAATCACAAGCAGTAAAGACATCATCATTTACCCTTTTAACGGGCATGAAGGTGGTGGCGCCGGTCAAACGGAGATCAAGCTAAACTATTTGCAACAGCATTTTCCGGACTGGTTCGAAGAATAG
- a CDS encoding response regulator transcription factor encodes MWKVLLVEDETFVRESVKEIIRWEEMGFTLAGEASNGMEALPMIKDNPPDLVLCDIVMPQMDGLELLQETRKAGIASKFVMLTCIGDFESMRRAMEYGASNYILKLSMSVKDLRETLVKVSAELSAKPSPTEHSARLAVVAKEKITHPEVNKIIDYIEQNYDQDITLKSLARYVMMGENYVSALFKKKTGETLIHYLHRTRIEKAIEYLTTTDLPVNRICQNVGFMNDNYFIKIFKRMTGMTPSHYRMKQ; translated from the coding sequence ATGTGGAAAGTACTACTGGTGGAAGACGAAACGTTCGTGCGAGAATCGGTCAAGGAGATCATTCGTTGGGAGGAAATGGGCTTTACACTCGCCGGCGAGGCCAGCAACGGAATGGAAGCGCTACCAATGATCAAGGATAATCCGCCAGATCTGGTGCTATGCGATATCGTCATGCCGCAAATGGACGGCCTTGAGCTGCTGCAGGAGACGCGGAAAGCCGGCATTGCATCCAAGTTCGTCATGCTAACCTGTATCGGCGATTTCGAATCGATGCGTAGAGCGATGGAGTATGGCGCGTCTAATTATATTCTGAAGCTGTCCATGAGCGTCAAAGATCTTCGGGAGACGTTGGTGAAGGTCAGCGCGGAGCTGTCGGCTAAGCCCTCCCCTACTGAGCATTCGGCGCGTTTGGCCGTGGTAGCTAAGGAGAAGATCACCCATCCCGAAGTAAATAAAATCATAGACTATATCGAACAAAATTATGACCAGGACATTACGCTCAAATCGCTCGCCCGCTATGTCATGATGGGGGAGAATTACGTTAGCGCCCTGTTCAAAAAGAAAACCGGTGAGACGCTGATCCATTACCTGCATCGGACGAGAATCGAGAAAGCGATCGAATATCTGACGACAACGGATCTTCCGGTCAATCGGATTTGCCAGAACGTCGGATTCATGAACGATAATTACTTCATTAAAATTTTCAAGCGGATGACGGGGATGACGCCGAGCCATTACCGGATGAAGCAATAG
- a CDS encoding DinB family protein: protein MSDKMVTVLRRQFDPTVEMLKNLIEVCPDDFWMDPKQKYWKQIFHATTSMKFWFRQQKDEEFMIPDFGKDVIEDLDKECSDYPTKGEMTKYVEDILSVARAFFDELTDGRLLEPCVLYEEITKTDVILMQIRHVQHHIGYCNNILNTNHLETVKWL, encoded by the coding sequence ATGAGTGACAAGATGGTAACTGTCTTAAGAAGACAGTTTGATCCGACAGTAGAAATGTTAAAGAATCTTATCGAAGTATGTCCTGATGATTTTTGGATGGATCCCAAGCAAAAATACTGGAAGCAGATATTTCATGCTACAACCAGTATGAAATTTTGGTTTAGGCAGCAGAAGGATGAAGAATTCATGATACCTGACTTCGGTAAGGATGTTATAGAAGACTTGGATAAGGAATGCTCTGACTACCCTACTAAAGGGGAAATGACGAAGTACGTAGAGGATATATTGAGTGTGGCTCGAGCGTTTTTTGATGAACTTACTGACGGCAGATTATTGGAACCCTGTGTACTATACGAAGAAATAACTAAAACAGATGTAATCCTAATGCAGATAAGGCATGTTCAACATCATATAGGTTATTGCAACAATATTTTGAACACGAATCACCTAGAAACAGTAAAGTGGCTATGA
- a CDS encoding YdeI/OmpD-associated family protein, with amino-acid sequence MVYEFDSEIKLLEGKMKWKVVYFPYSVREIFNTNGKVPIQIFVDGHEFDHKLLPSKNGHYFVYNEFMRRAVHKELGDSLHVILKKCEDNRKIVVPDYITISLEEHNILNTFLEQPDYIKREQINYIELAKKEDTKNKRILSLINKLKD; translated from the coding sequence ATGGTGTATGAATTTGATAGTGAGATAAAGCTGCTGGAAGGAAAAATGAAATGGAAAGTGGTTTATTTCCCCTATTCAGTAAGGGAGATATTCAATACGAATGGTAAAGTACCTATTCAAATCTTCGTTGACGGGCACGAGTTTGACCATAAGTTGTTGCCATCAAAGAATGGGCATTATTTTGTTTATAATGAATTCATGCGAAGAGCAGTACATAAAGAGCTCGGTGATAGCCTTCATGTAATACTTAAGAAATGTGAGGATAATCGTAAAATTGTTGTGCCAGATTATATTACTATAAGCCTTGAAGAGCACAACATTTTAAATACATTCCTAGAGCAGCCTGATTACATTAAGCGAGAGCAGATTAATTATATTGAACTTGCTAAAAAGGAAGACACAAAGAATAAACGAATACTATCTCTAATTAATAAACTTAAAGATTAA
- a CDS encoding S-layer homology domain-containing protein yields the protein MENKRKLFKATMSLRKILALLMILAIALPVTGTVSAATPSLVITTTTSNVTLPSSGTVTLSANVTFTGGAAPTGSIETTLTTPSGGVLTSSLYVTGNKSFTVSTTLPTAGLIAGTYTWAATYTDDDVNSGNNAVSNQIQTTVYAADTTLATNAATTTSATVGSFSTVLKSSVDLAGGYYPTGTITFNLHAPGGAVVDTETVAVNGNGTYTTPTGFTLTPSDAVTGTYTWYVLYSGDSNNITSTSSSDCSVTVTPKQAEADLAITSTVSNATPNIGDTITFTVAVTNNGPDSATGVVVTDLLPAGLTFISATPSQGTYNSVTGAWTVGTVTVVSNASLTLQAMVVSPNAQTNTATISHADQLDPNTGNNTSSATVTPTLKQTEADLAITNTVSNATPNVGDTITFTVAVTNNGPDNATGVVVTDLLPAGLTFVSATPSQGTYASTTGVWTVGTVPVASTETLTLQAIVVSPNAQTNTAAISHADQFDPGTSNNSASVTVTPPSLTYTITFDSQGGSSVSNISAVTSGSTISAPATPTLSGYTFVGWYKESSYANAWDFNIDTVTGDLTLFAKWKYNGGGGSGSGSSSNSSNINPPVTSTYYADVSVTGISGTTLPIITNRYVGSAAVDLGTVTEYISKGEQPIVINMPAIPGVNTYTLGIPADYLSTPDRKGTLVFNTNIGGITLPTNMLSSMEGMEGHKAEITIGQGDRSDLPDSVNTAIGTRPLIQLAMSIDGKQIEWNNSKAPVIISIPYTPTATELVHPESIVIWYIDDSGKAISVPNGRYDPVTQTVTFSTTHFSNYAVSYNQVSFKDVAAGTWFSEAVSFIAAREITTGTSNGNYYPDKKLIRGDFLVMLMKSYGIAADTNPTDNFSDAGNTYYTGYLAAAKRLGISSGTGNNKFVPEKEITRQEMFTLLYNALKLIGELPQGNSGKTISDFTDAGLIDSWAKEAMTLLVETGTIDGNTGKLTPTSTTTRSEMAQVLYNLLAK from the coding sequence ATGGAAAATAAAAGGAAACTATTTAAAGCAACTATGAGTCTACGAAAAATACTTGCATTATTAATGATACTTGCAATAGCACTTCCTGTAACCGGCACGGTTTCTGCAGCCACTCCGTCACTTGTTATTACTACTACAACCTCCAACGTAACGCTGCCCAGCAGCGGTACCGTTACGCTCTCTGCGAACGTGACTTTTACTGGGGGGGCCGCCCCTACAGGCTCGATTGAGACTACACTAACTACACCCAGCGGCGGTGTATTAACTAGTTCCCTTTATGTCACTGGGAATAAGTCATTTACTGTATCAACCACTCTTCCCACTGCTGGATTAATAGCCGGCACGTATACCTGGGCTGCAACCTATACCGATGATGATGTTAATTCAGGCAATAATGCTGTCAGTAATCAAATTCAAACTACCGTTTACGCAGCAGATACTACCCTTGCAACCAACGCCGCCACCACCACCTCCGCCACGGTCGGATCGTTTTCCACCGTGCTCAAGTCTTCCGTGGATTTAGCCGGAGGGTATTACCCGACCGGTACGATTACGTTCAATCTGCATGCTCCCGGCGGAGCCGTTGTTGATACTGAGACAGTCGCCGTTAACGGAAATGGAACTTATACAACTCCAACAGGATTCACACTTACCCCCTCAGATGCGGTAACCGGCACGTATACCTGGTATGTACTCTACTCAGGTGATTCTAACAACATCACTTCCACCTCTTCCAGCGACTGTTCTGTTACGGTAACTCCCAAACAGGCAGAGGCAGACCTCGCCATTACAAGTACGGTGAGTAACGCAACACCGAATATTGGAGACACGATAACCTTCACCGTCGCTGTCACAAATAATGGGCCTGACAGTGCTACAGGTGTCGTTGTAACCGATTTGCTACCAGCCGGTCTCACATTTATTTCTGCAACTCCAAGTCAAGGAACCTACAATTCCGTAACAGGAGCTTGGACTGTCGGAACAGTCACAGTAGTTTCAAATGCGTCTCTCACGCTCCAAGCTATGGTTGTTTCACCGAATGCGCAAACAAACACAGCGACTATATCGCACGCTGACCAGCTCGACCCAAACACAGGTAACAATACGTCATCAGCTACTGTAACACCCACTCTCAAACAGACAGAGGCTGACCTCGCTATTACAAATACGGTGAGTAACGCAACACCAAATGTTGGAGACACGATAACCTTCACCGTCGCTGTCACAAATAATGGGCCTGACAATGCTACAGGTGTGGTTGTAACCGATTTGCTGCCTGCCGGTCTGACATTCGTTTCTGCAACGCCAAGTCAAGGAACATATGCATCAACAACAGGAGTTTGGACTGTCGGAACCGTCCCAGTAGCTTCGACTGAAACTCTCACGCTTCAAGCTATCGTTGTCTCGCCGAATGCGCAAACAAACACAGCGGCTATATCGCATGCTGACCAGTTCGACCCAGGCACAAGCAACAATTCGGCATCGGTAACGGTAACTCCCCCATCCTTAACCTATACGATCACCTTTGATTCTCAGGGTGGTAGTTCTGTATCAAATATAAGCGCCGTTACCTCAGGATCCACAATAAGCGCACCGGCCACGCCTACATTATCAGGCTATACATTTGTTGGCTGGTATAAGGAATCATCATATGCTAACGCATGGGATTTCAACATAGACACTGTAACTGGTGACTTAACCCTATTTGCTAAGTGGAAGTACAATGGTGGAGGCGGTAGTGGTAGCGGTAGTAGTAGCAATAGCAGTAACATTAATCCCCCTGTCACATCGACTTATTATGCGGATGTTTCAGTAACCGGTATATCAGGAACCACCCTACCTATCATTACAAATAGGTATGTCGGCAGCGCTGCGGTAGACTTGGGAACTGTGACAGAATATATATCCAAAGGTGAACAACCGATTGTTATCAACATGCCGGCCATCCCTGGAGTGAATACCTATACACTGGGGATTCCTGCTGATTACCTGTCCACGCCAGATAGAAAAGGTACGTTGGTCTTCAACACCAATATAGGCGGCATAACCCTTCCAACGAATATGTTGTCAAGTATGGAGGGGATGGAAGGGCACAAAGCCGAAATTACCATTGGTCAAGGCGATAGATCAGATCTGCCTGACAGCGTAAACACAGCAATAGGTACTAGACCGTTGATCCAATTGGCAATGAGTATAGACGGAAAGCAGATCGAGTGGAATAATTCCAAGGCACCGGTCATTATATCCATACCCTATACACCAACAGCGACCGAACTTGTACACCCAGAAAGCATTGTCATCTGGTACATCGACGACAGTGGCAAGGCGATCTCTGTACCAAACGGGCGCTATGACCCAGTCACACAAACCGTGACCTTCTCCACCACCCATTTCAGCAACTACGCTGTAAGCTACAATCAAGTTAGCTTTAAGGATGTGGCGGCAGGCACTTGGTTTAGCGAAGCCGTTTCCTTTATTGCCGCAAGAGAGATTACCACAGGCACAAGCAACGGGAATTATTATCCAGATAAAAAACTGATCCGTGGGGATTTCCTTGTCATGCTGATGAAGTCATATGGTATAGCTGCGGATACTAATCCGACGGATAACTTCTCCGACGCCGGCAACACATACTATACCGGTTATCTTGCAGCGGCAAAACGGCTCGGCATATCCTCAGGCACGGGCAACAATAAGTTCGTACCGGAAAAGGAAATCACGCGCCAGGAAATGTTCACTCTGCTCTATAATGCCTTGAAGCTCATCGGAGAATTGCCGCAAGGTAATTCCGGCAAGACGATCTCTGATTTCACCGATGCCGGCTTGATCGACTCTTGGGCGAAAGAAGCCATGACACTACTGGTTGAAACGGGAACCATCGATGGCAACACCGGAAAGCTCACCCCTACAAGCACGACTACAAGGTCGGAAATGGCGCAAGTGCTGTACAACCTGTTGGCGAAGTAG
- a CDS encoding ABC transporter substrate-binding protein has translation MRKKGWLAGFVSLVLIASVMSGCSGGGSNGKAELSDAKAAGAVVKLKMWGGVPPEAGPQEVLDDWNKDHPEIQVEYVRYVNDDEGNLKLDTAIMTGQDVDLFVNYSASQATKRVTSGVAADLSTLTDYNIDEKMGPEAENWKIDGKFYGVPTTKSSYFVALNKDALDAANLPVPKDWTWEEMMEYAKKLKQGDGYGFIQNTEPFVDPIDSVLAKEGYTKADGTSNLDHPLVRKWLESLNVMMKNDATTAPLGEQLTSKMPVEQMFLSGEVPMLNIGAWLLRSSNNFTDYPRDFKIAFAPVPRLAEDAANHMTRGGLGDYISINAKSKHQQEAWEFLKWYADGGMSPMAAGGRLPASKDADQEAALKSMLGDKGDTYDQESLMYVMFDNKTPTYVRTVPQEVMDLRSQEYEKYFLDSQDIDTTMAEMVKRHNEYLKSNPQK, from the coding sequence TTGAGAAAAAAAGGTTGGTTAGCGGGATTCGTATCGTTGGTACTGATCGCTAGTGTGATGTCGGGTTGCTCCGGCGGTGGAAGCAATGGGAAAGCTGAGTTGTCGGACGCGAAAGCTGCTGGCGCCGTCGTTAAGCTGAAAATGTGGGGAGGCGTTCCGCCAGAAGCCGGGCCGCAAGAGGTATTGGACGACTGGAACAAGGATCACCCGGAAATTCAAGTGGAGTACGTGCGGTACGTGAACGACGATGAAGGAAACCTGAAGCTGGATACGGCCATTATGACCGGTCAGGATGTAGACCTGTTCGTCAACTATTCCGCTTCGCAGGCGACAAAACGGGTAACCTCGGGGGTTGCGGCTGATCTGAGCACACTTACCGACTATAATATCGATGAGAAAATGGGCCCGGAAGCCGAAAACTGGAAGATCGACGGCAAATTTTACGGCGTGCCGACGACAAAAAGCTCATACTTCGTTGCACTAAATAAGGATGCCCTAGATGCTGCTAATCTCCCGGTTCCGAAGGATTGGACCTGGGAAGAGATGATGGAATACGCCAAAAAGCTGAAACAAGGCGACGGATACGGCTTCATTCAAAATACAGAGCCGTTCGTTGACCCAATCGATTCCGTACTAGCCAAAGAAGGCTATACAAAAGCGGACGGGACGTCCAACCTAGATCACCCGCTGGTGCGCAAATGGCTGGAGTCCTTGAACGTCATGATGAAGAATGATGCAACGACGGCACCGCTCGGCGAGCAGTTAACGTCCAAAATGCCAGTCGAGCAAATGTTCCTCAGCGGTGAAGTACCGATGCTGAACATCGGAGCGTGGTTGCTCCGTAGCTCCAACAATTTCACCGATTATCCACGCGATTTCAAAATCGCGTTTGCACCGGTGCCAAGACTGGCAGAGGATGCAGCGAACCACATGACCCGAGGCGGTCTGGGAGACTATATCTCGATCAACGCCAAGTCAAAGCATCAACAGGAAGCGTGGGAATTTCTGAAGTGGTATGCAGACGGTGGTATGTCGCCGATGGCGGCAGGCGGGCGCCTGCCTGCATCCAAGGATGCCGATCAGGAAGCCGCTCTGAAGAGCATGCTGGGCGACAAAGGGGACACCTACGATCAGGAATCCTTGATGTACGTCATGTTCGACAACAAGACGCCAACCTACGTTCGTACCGTTCCGCAGGAAGTCATGGACCTGCGCTCACAGGAATACGAAAAGTACTTCCTGGACTCGCAAGATATTGACACAACGATGGCAGAGATGGTCAAACGTCATAACGAATATTTGAAATCCAATCCGCAAAAATAA
- a CDS encoding sensor histidine kinase: MRKWLTHLVPYKLKYRLFAVFALVILLPFSALNIYNYQKIESLVQNKISEQSHEQLDNLHRSLEDQLSIAFKTLIFLEQDSEIRRILHKPEERSVLDNKEIMEDKFKGLNNSFFLYNPSVYFTLLDNSGHVYTSFPPNKSLNYDQIASNPSFKALEEGKNSYLWVSDDANYVSRDISKSPTLLSLYTELRDSRNQAYGLARISIDFSFWFQSMLQKSDSDQAYFIMNRSGEVIARSIPDSTLSVGAVQEIASLPQNGHWTDQQSDALVNYSYLSSLDWYLVDRIPLQLLFWEIETLKKQYFVTFYVITAAFIAVAFMIAHTFTRPLSHMQRKMKEAVRKDLRIRLPEKRYKGEILELTRTFNTMMVDMNGLVQRLRVEERQKDAVHFQMLLAQMNPHFLLNTLNTMKWIGLRGGNEEIVEICLSLGKLLETSLNSDVDLIHLREEIELTRAFLYIQQVRYGNRFHVEFSYDEELIYALVPKLSLQPLVDNAIKHGIGNMAEGGRILIRMGRSPQQPDQLTLEVEDNGAGVGQSDKDQGEGRKRPGIGLQNVRERLRLLFKDKGELEIISLEQGTLCRMHFPVLLSEPYDQGRQSDII, encoded by the coding sequence ATGCGGAAATGGCTTACTCACCTCGTTCCCTACAAGTTGAAATACCGGTTGTTTGCCGTGTTTGCACTCGTCATTTTACTTCCATTCAGCGCGCTGAACATATACAACTACCAAAAAATCGAATCGCTCGTCCAGAATAAAATCAGTGAGCAGAGCCATGAGCAACTGGACAATCTTCACCGCTCGCTCGAGGATCAGCTTAGTATCGCGTTTAAGACACTGATCTTCTTGGAACAGGATTCGGAAATCAGGCGTATCCTGCATAAGCCGGAGGAACGTTCCGTCTTGGACAACAAGGAGATTATGGAAGACAAATTTAAAGGGCTCAACAACAGCTTTTTCCTGTACAATCCGTCCGTATATTTCACGCTGCTCGACAATAGCGGCCATGTATACACGTCTTTCCCACCGAATAAGTCCCTGAATTATGACCAGATTGCTTCGAACCCGTCGTTCAAGGCGCTGGAGGAGGGCAAAAATTCCTACCTTTGGGTATCTGACGACGCCAATTACGTGTCTCGGGATATCAGCAAAAGCCCAACGTTATTATCTTTGTACACCGAGCTGCGCGACAGCAGAAACCAGGCTTACGGCCTGGCGCGCATCAGCATCGATTTTTCGTTCTGGTTCCAATCTATGCTGCAAAAATCCGATAGCGACCAAGCGTACTTCATCATGAACCGTTCTGGAGAGGTGATCGCAAGATCGATCCCTGATTCTACACTGTCCGTAGGGGCCGTGCAGGAAATCGCAAGCCTGCCACAGAACGGACATTGGACCGATCAGCAATCCGATGCACTCGTCAACTACAGCTATCTGTCTTCCCTGGATTGGTACCTTGTGGACCGAATTCCGCTCCAGCTGCTATTCTGGGAGATCGAAACGCTGAAGAAGCAGTATTTCGTGACCTTTTACGTTATCACCGCCGCGTTTATAGCGGTTGCGTTCATGATTGCCCATACGTTCACGAGGCCGCTATCCCATATGCAACGGAAGATGAAGGAGGCGGTCCGCAAAGATCTTCGGATCCGGCTGCCCGAGAAGCGCTATAAGGGTGAAATTTTGGAGCTGACGCGAACGTTTAATACGATGATGGTTGATATGAACGGACTCGTTCAACGACTTCGGGTCGAGGAGCGGCAGAAGGACGCGGTGCATTTCCAAATGCTACTCGCTCAGATGAATCCCCATTTTCTGCTGAATACGCTGAATACGATGAAGTGGATCGGGCTGCGGGGAGGAAACGAGGAGATCGTGGAAATTTGCCTCTCTCTCGGGAAGCTACTGGAGACAAGCTTAAACTCCGATGTGGACCTGATTCACCTTCGTGAGGAAATCGAGCTGACGCGCGCATTCCTCTATATTCAACAGGTGAGATATGGAAATCGCTTTCATGTGGAGTTCAGCTATGATGAAGAGCTGATCTACGCCCTGGTGCCGAAACTGAGCCTGCAGCCGTTGGTAGACAACGCGATTAAGCACGGTATCGGCAATATGGCTGAAGGCGGGCGGATTCTAATTCGAATGGGACGTAGTCCCCAGCAACCGGACCAGCTTACGCTGGAAGTCGAGGATAACGGCGCTGGCGTCGGGCAGTCGGATAAGGATCAGGGCGAGGGACGTAAGCGTCCAGGCATCGGGCTACAAAATGTAAGGGAGCGGCTGCGCCTGTTGTTCAAGGACAAAGGAGAGCTTGAAATCATTTCGCTTGAGCAGGGTACGCTCTGCCGTATGCATTTTCCGGTGCTGCTGTCTGAGCCGTATGACCAAGGCCGGCAATCCGATATCATCTAA
- a CDS encoding carbohydrate ABC transporter permease, with translation MLVLAIVMVMPFLWMISTSLKTPAEVFKYPIEWIPSNPTWEHHVKVWSGTKSFGTYYLNSLKISLIGTIGATFLSAFAAYGFSRIEFKGRNGLFMLYLSMMMIPPQVLFVPKFIMFEWAGIYNTHWALILPAMFTIFGVFMLRQFFLSIPHEISESAFIDGAGHFRIFFRLVLPLAKPALATLAIIDFSWHWNDYENALVFLIDENLYTIPLGLQNFILENMVDYNGMMAAASAAIIPMIVVFAIGQRYIIQGLTNSAVKG, from the coding sequence ATGCTGGTACTGGCTATCGTGATGGTTATGCCCTTCTTATGGATGATCAGCACGTCCCTGAAAACGCCGGCTGAGGTATTCAAATACCCGATCGAATGGATTCCCTCGAATCCGACCTGGGAACATCATGTGAAGGTATGGAGCGGTACTAAGAGCTTTGGTACCTATTATCTGAACTCGCTGAAAATTTCCCTGATCGGGACGATTGGAGCCACGTTCCTGTCCGCTTTCGCGGCATACGGCTTCTCCCGAATCGAATTCAAGGGGAGAAACGGGCTGTTCATGCTCTATCTGTCCATGATGATGATTCCTCCACAGGTACTGTTCGTGCCGAAGTTCATCATGTTTGAATGGGCTGGTATTTACAATACGCATTGGGCACTGATCCTGCCCGCCATGTTCACGATTTTCGGTGTATTTATGTTACGCCAGTTCTTCCTGTCTATTCCCCATGAGATTTCTGAGTCGGCTTTCATCGACGGGGCGGGGCATTTCCGGATCTTCTTCCGGCTCGTTCTGCCTCTAGCTAAACCGGCGCTGGCCACTTTGGCTATCATCGATTTCTCTTGGCATTGGAATGATTACGAGAATGCGCTGGTATTCCTGATTGACGAGAATCTGTACACTATTCCGCTTGGACTTCAGAACTTCATTCTGGAAAATATGGTGGATTACAACGGCATGATGGCCGCGGCGTCTGCAGCGATCATCCCGATGATCGTCGTGTTCGCGATCGGCCAACGTTATATCATTCAAGGTTTGACCAACTCTGCGGTGAAAGGGTGA
- a CDS encoding carbohydrate ABC transporter permease: protein MTNNWMRRQQRLGYIFIGPSMIGVLLFFLIPAAYSLGLVFTDYKFMNPNVGFVGFDNINRMLHDKLFYLSLKNTVIFLLAVPVSLALGFVVAVILNQRIYLKKVLRALYFMPYITSGVAVSFVWMLLFQPKQGPINGFLRAIGIDHPPGWLSTTTSSMFAIDIIWIWFLMGYNMIIYLAALQEVSPELLEAAKIDGARPGQMLRKIIWPLVSPTSFLLLVTGMIMTIKTFGIIQATTQGGPGNSTTILSLYVYQNAFRYYEMGYASTISWALFIIILIITAIQWIGQKRWVHY, encoded by the coding sequence ATGACAAACAATTGGATGAGAAGGCAGCAGAGGCTTGGTTACATCTTTATCGGACCCAGCATGATCGGCGTGCTGTTGTTTTTTCTCATACCGGCCGCATACTCTCTGGGCCTTGTCTTCACAGATTACAAATTCATGAATCCCAATGTCGGTTTCGTCGGTTTCGATAATATTAACCGGATGCTGCACGATAAGCTGTTCTACCTGTCGCTGAAAAATACGGTCATCTTCCTCTTGGCGGTACCGGTATCTCTCGCGCTCGGCTTCGTGGTTGCGGTCATCCTGAACCAGCGGATCTATCTGAAAAAGGTGCTGCGCGCTTTGTACTTCATGCCGTACATCACGAGCGGGGTGGCCGTCTCCTTCGTCTGGATGCTGCTGTTCCAACCAAAGCAGGGACCAATCAACGGATTCCTCCGCGCCATCGGCATCGATCATCCGCCGGGCTGGCTGTCGACCACCACGTCTTCCATGTTTGCCATCGATATTATCTGGATCTGGTTCCTGATGGGCTACAACATGATCATCTATTTGGCTGCATTACAAGAGGTTTCGCCGGAGCTTCTAGAAGCAGCGAAAATTGACGGGGCGCGTCCGGGACAGATGCTCCGTAAAATCATCTGGCCGCTCGTCAGTCCCACCTCGTTCCTGCTGCTCGTGACCGGTATGATCATGACGATCAAGACGTTCGGTATCATACAGGCGACGACGCAGGGCGGTCCCGGAAACAGCACGACCATCTTGTCCCTCTACGTCTATCAGAACGCGTTCCGCTATTACGAAATGGGTTATGCTTCCACGATCTCGTGGGCGTTATTTATCATCATCCTGATTATCACCGCGATCCAATGGATCGGGCAAAAACGTTGGGTCCACTATTAA